Proteins encoded by one window of Halichondria panicea chromosome 8, odHalPani1.1, whole genome shotgun sequence:
- the LOC135340371 gene encoding serine/arginine repetitive matrix protein 1-like, which produces MTAVGLSDFFPPTDRELALRGVIHTGWSTVAAKQPRLEEHHLPPEELTVIKDVLQRAEAMEKMEEIRVGIFMLKHKQLVDSCRGDGVGSCRICGINFSSPKGDQQRPSGVQLCHICQKGVCQRCKSFSKSGKGDLQILCQVCADQKELWKRSGAWLNNVLPSVSFSDNELLKVQEQQEVSHNRTLTLRSVGSLPRAFINPARLDSSDDTDEDEIEVPSSIEPQLNFTAKQPSEGSPLPSLNFMKELHPRKDSSLPESTATLPRSFGTTSKETTPVMRSHSTSQPSPPRKESSPPRRTKSQDDVSKDAHRVRKLVDEEFRRGSEGSSGRGVSRRAAISSKNKSGMEESRRRAKLKRDSRSPSSASGNEGTVGDRSSSCKEESTASPSPVHVPSLPQIKLRRPTDPAVEQFFPEPQNIEKDNVFEKSTGNSKGPTSSREENTPTNTPVKTDFKKVSVVDKADSLIYSTVEFSKTPKKTVELFAKVTPKKTATISDIPRDTTVVHYSQVDFTKTKPKPVIKDDPEPDEFVKVKTGKVATATTITDPKTPRRMTTITEETSPPVPRRRREPQADTANQSPVDTETNPRIPTRSASLKKKELSENETPPPLSARVVPPIPAESAETTKPSTVPRTLPSVTTPPTTPPVPRARGRKPSDETKPPLPLKESSSKRTVPPLPSKDNTTVPRPPLPPKEENSPKPPLPMKEDTRASPKIPLPPLPAKDDSPGKPPLPAKDKVLDMPPLPPKEDSFEKLNVSSLSRTGNTRSTISNKTVMGNLLEEIRKKQTRVQPISQEPETNTQEPSKIDPSKLSSSDFSSPEAKKSPGNSPLRRRNAARTTRMMKSRPESGEDATSLSIAGDDLPDEENQFQFRRRSSAVRRGRPRAIHSMPDTTTPEPQLPEMSRARTRSSAVSGMERPVRRGGRSPDMRRPSGEDVPRPQSHSAAPDGLCGSIEVCLQYEETSSTLTVTVLRCKGLRPMDANGFSDPYVNLFLVPGHKMHDVQTDIQFKTLNPEYEESFTFERVSKESLSERKLYMVVMDYDEFSKDDFIGGTRVNLYELLVAQSNCLTIRRLLDDKKVPNHRLREKQRGKIELMMKYSTKTETFTVHVIKADQLLNYGTKETNCDPFAKCHIQCKGKILKRKTSTCLKTINPAFNEELHFSIRLQDLPFCRMTITVKDHKKLKNIFLGEIHFDSISFWRNFMAQPDQDVWDWYELKAPGSHKTPTYAYAGARRSSNVISRQVKQLMQSVPHSGAHRPRSSSMYATRIDVGGANMEREGLSSRTEEGSSKKTMSKYQTLPGRIRN; this is translated from the exons ATGACTGCCGTTGGCTTGAGTGATTTCTTCCCTCCCACAGATCGAGAGTTGGCCCTTCgtggagt GATCCACACTGGTTGGTCGACAGTTGCTGCTAAGCAACCACGTCTTGAGGAGCACCATCTTCCACCAGAGGAGTTAACCGTGATAAAAGATGTTCTTCAGCGAGCCGAGGCGATGGAGAAAATGGAGGAGATTCGAGTGGG GATATTCATGCTCAAGCACAAGCAGTTGGTAGATAGTTGTCGTGGCGATGGCGTCGGTTCGTGTCGTATCTGTGGGATCAACTTTTCGTCTCCAAAGGGCGACCAACAGAGGCCGTCCGGAGTGCAACTGTGTCACATCTGTCAGAAG GGTGTGTGCCAGCGCTGCAAGTCATTCAGTAAATCTGGGAAGGGAGATCTGCAGATACTGTGTCAAGTGTGTGCCGATCAAAAAGAG CTGTGGAAACGCAGTGGTGCTTGGCTGAACAATGTCCTGCCTTCAGTTTCATTCTCTGATAACGAGCTTCTTAAAGTGCAGGAGCAACAGGAA GTGTCGCACAACAGAACCCTTACGCTGAGAAGTG ttgGCTCTCTGCCTCGTGCATTCATCAACCCCGCCCGGCTGGACTCGTCAGACGACACAGACGAAGACGAAATTGAAGTACCCTCGAGTATCGAACCACAACTTAACTTCACCGCTAAGCAACCATCTGAAGGCTCTCCCCTCCCTTCTCTAAATTTCATGAAAGAACTTCATCCCAGGAAAGATAGTAGCCTGCCAGAATCTACAGCTACTTTACCTCGATCTTTCGGTACCACTAGCAAAGAAACGACGCCTGTGATGAGATCACATTCGACCTCACAGCCGAGTCCTCCACGAAAAGAAAGCAGTCCGCCTCGTAGAACCAAGTCACAGGATGATGTGTCGAAGGATGCTCACCGGGTCAGAAAGTTGGTGGATGAAGAGTTCAGGCGTGGGAGTGAGGGTTCTTCAGGACGTGGGGTATCGAGAAGAGCTGCGATATCAAGTAAGAACAAATCCGGAATGGAGGAGTCAAGGAGACGTGCTAAACTAAAGAGAGATAGTCGTTCCCCAAGCAGTGCCTCAGGCAACGAGGGGACAGTGGGAGATCGAAGCTCTTCGTGTAAAGAAGAGTCTACAGCCTCACCATcaccagtacatgtaccaagCCTCCCACAGATTAAACTACGAAGACCAACGGACCCAGCTGTCGAACAGTTTTTCCCAGAGCCGCAAAACATCGAAAAAGACAATGTTTTTGAGAAATCAACTGGAAACTCGAAGGGACCAACAAGTAGCCGCGAAGAGAACACTCCCACTAACACTCCAGTGAAGACAGACTTCAAAAAAGTCTCGGTGGTTGACAAAGCTGACTCGCTCATCTACAGTACAGTCGAATTTTCGAAAACTCCGAAAAAAACCGTAGAACTATTCGCCAAAGTCACTCCGAAAAAGACGGCTACAATTTCAGACATTCCACGTGATACCACAGTTGTCCACTACAGTCAGGTTGACTTCACAAAGACGAAGCCAAAGCCTGTCATTAAAGATGATCCAGAACCAGATGAGTTTGTCAAAGTTAAAACTGGAAAAGTTGCAACCGCAACCACTATTACTGATCCGAAAACACCTCGAAGAATGACCACAATCACAGAGGAAACTTCACCCCCAGTACCACGGCGACGAAGAGAGCCTCAGGCAGACACAGCTAATCAATCGCCAGTCGATACAGAGACTAATCCAAGAATCCCCACCCGATCTGCCAGCCTTAAAAAAAAGGAACTATCTGAGAACGAAACACCACCCCCACTCTCCGCTAGGGTGGTTCCCCCCAttcctgctgagtcagcagagACAACCAAACCCTCTACTGTACCTCGTACACTTCCCTCGGTTACAACTCCACCTACCACACCCCCAGTACCTCGAGCTAGGGGTCGCAAACCAAGTGACGAAACAAAACCTCCACTGCCTTTGAAGGAGAGTTCCTCTAAACGAACAGTACCACCGCTACCATCAAAAGACAACACCACCGTACCCAGGCCTCCACtgccacccaaagaggagaacTCTCCAAAGCCGCCTCTTCCAATGAAAGAAGACACGCGAGCTTCTCCAAAGATACCTCTCCCACCGTTACCTGCTAAAGATGACTCACCTGGCAAACCCCCTCTTCCAGCAAAGGATAAAGTGTTGGACATGCCCCCACTCCCTCCAAAAGAGGACAGTTTTGAAAAGTTGAATGTAAGCTCGCTGTCGAGAACTGGAAACACTCGATCTACAATCAGTAACAAAACTGTGATGGGCAATCTACTTGAGGAGATTAGAAAGAAGCAAACAAGAGTACAACCCATTTCACAAGAACCTGAGACAAATACACAAGAACCAAGCAAAATTGACCCTTCGAAATTATCCAGTTCAGACTTCTCTAGTCCTGAAGCAAAGAAGAGTCCTGGAAACTCACCTCTTCGAAGGCGAAACGCCGCTCGCACTACTAGGATGATGAAGAGTCGTCCAGAAAGCGGTGAAGACGCTACGAGCCTGTCGATAGCTGGTGACGATCTTCCTGATGAGGAGAATCAGTTCCAGTTCCGACGTCGATCGAGTGCAGTGAGACGTGGTCGCCCCAGAGCCATACATTCAATGCCAGATACAACAACACCTGAGCCGCAGCTGCCAGAAATGTCCCGAGCCCGTACCAGATCCTCCGCTGTCAGTGGAATGGAAAGACCAGTCAGGAGAGGGGGGCGCTCTCCTGACATGAGACGTCCGAGTGGTGAGGATGTGCCACGACCACAAAGCCACTCAGCTGCTCCTGATG GGTTGTGTGGTTCTATTGAGGTGTGTCTGCAGTATGAGGAGACTAGCTCTACCCTCACAGTCACCGTGCTGAGATGCAAG GGACTGAGACCAATGGATGCTAATGGCTTCTCTGATCCCTATGTGAATCTATTCCTTGTTCCTGGCCACAAAATG CATGATGTGCAAACCGATATCCAGTTCAAAACACTCAATCCGGAATATGAGGAAAGTTTTACATTTGAAAGAGTTAGCAAAGAatctctatcagaaagaaagtTATA CATGGTTGTCATGGACTATGACGAATTCTCCAAGGATGATTTCATTGGTGGGACTCGAGTGAATCTGTACGAGCTGCTCGTTGCCCAATCAAACTGCCTGACCATCAGGAGGTTATTGGATGACAAAAAA GTGCCGAATCATCGCTTGAGGGAGAAACAACGTGGTAAGATTGAACTGATGATGAAATACTCCACCAAGACCGAGACCTTCACTGTGCACGTGATCAAAGCCGACCAACTGTTGAACTATGGAACCAAGGAGACGAACTGTGACCCCTTCGCCAAATG CCACATCCAATGCAAAGGGAAGATTCTTAAGAGAAAAACTAGCACATGCTTGAAAACAATCAACCCTGCATTCAACGAG GAGCTGCACTTCAGTATCAGGTTACAAGACCTTCCATTCTGCCGTATGACCATAACCGTTAAAGACCACAAGAAACTAAAAAACATATTCTTAGGGGAAATTCATTTCGATTCAATCTCATTTTGGAGAAACTTTATGGCACAACCTGACCAAGACGTCTGGGATTGGTACGAACTTAAAGCACCTGGATCTCACAAAACACCGACTTATGCCTATGCGGGAGCTAGACGATCCTCGAATGTCATTAGTCGTCAAGTGAAACAGCTGATGCAGTCAGTACCACACTCCGGGGCACATCGCCCTCGCTCGTCTAGTATGTATGCAACTCGTATCGATGTGGGAGGGGCCAATATGGAGAGGGAGGGGCTGTCGTCCAGGACTGAGGAAGGAAGCTCAAAAAAAACTATGAGCAAATATCAGACACTGCCTGGAAGAATTCGAAATTGA